One window of Quercus robur chromosome 5, dhQueRobu3.1, whole genome shotgun sequence genomic DNA carries:
- the LOC126727561 gene encoding uncharacterized protein LOC126727561 isoform X3: MSGRIAFGCHTTMSRRKNMTSECLEASSVSEYHHHYSVNNENTCSLCCYDDNDTHSVACYSSDSDDDDDDDDDYHNSNHSCYSSDSDDDDDDDYYNSNQSCYYNSNRSVESRVIGKLPNYFKKRKNPPKKGEDVTTSIFKTPVTLKVPPKPFEFDYIALFNEYKSPKNKEKRDCYHASFDRMEKIRIGEKWIEKMHALQKHILFFDFIENYYTSKSVVSTKKPVTPVDSFKKPVSSTIELVDKMLAELQKEKMPAANTPVSKPLVSTKKPVVSAKKPVTSVDSFQKPVSSTIELVDKMLAELQKEKKRAANTPVSKPLVATKKPVVSAKKPVSSTIELVDKMLAELQKEKMPAANTPVSKPLVSTKKPVVIKEK, encoded by the exons ATGAGCGGTAGGATTGCCTTCGGTTGTCACACAACGATGTCAAGAAGGAAAAACATGACAAGTGAGTGTTTAGAAGCTAGTTCTGTTAGTGagtatcatcatcattattctGTTAATAATGAAAATACTTGTTCTCTTTGTTGTTATGATGATAATGATACTCACTCTGTTGCTTGTTATTCTAGTGATAGTGATGatgacgacgacgacgacgacgactaTCATAATAGTAATCATTCTTGTTATTCTAGTGATAGTGA tgatgatgatgacgacgaCTATTATAATAGTAATCAGTCTTGTTATTATAATAGTAATCGTTCTGTTGAAAGTCGTGTCATTGGAAAACttccaaattattttaaaaagagaaaaaatccCCCCAAAAAAGGAGAAGATGTTACTACTTCTATTTTCAAAACTCCTGTTACTCTAAAGGTTCCCCCAAAaccttttgaatttgattatattGCTTTGTTTAATGAATATAAATCTCCaaaaaacaaggaaaagagAGATTGCTACCATGCTTCTTTTGACCGAATGGAGAAGATTCGCATCGGAGAAAAATGGATAGAAAAGATGCATGCTTTGCAAAagcacattttattttttgattttattgaaaattattataCTTCAAAATCTGTTGTTTCTACAAAGAAACCTGTTACTCCTGttgattcttttaagaaac CTGTTTCTTCTACAATTGAATTGGTTGATAAAATGCTTGctgaattacaaaaagaaaaaatgccaGCTGCTAATACTCCTGTTTCAAAGCCTCTTGTTTCTACCAAGAAACCTGTTGTTTCTGCAAAGAAACCTGTTACTTCTGTTGATTCTTTTCAGAAACCTGTTTCTTCTACAATTGAATTGGTTGATAAAATGCTTGctgaattacaaaaagaaaaaaagcgaGCTGCTAATACTCCTGTTTCAAAGCCTCTTGTTGCTACCAAGAAACCTGTTGTTTCTGCAAAGAAAC CTGTTTCTTCTACAATTGAATTGGTTGATAAAATGCTTGctgaattacaaaaagaaaaaatgccaGCTGCTAATACTCCTGTTTCAAAGCCTCTTGTTTCTACCAAGAAACCTGTtgtcataaaagaaaaataa
- the LOC126727561 gene encoding uncharacterized protein LOC126727561 isoform X4 produces the protein MSGRIAFGCHTTMSRRKNMTSECLEASSVSEYHHHYSVNNENTCSLCCYDDNDTHSVACYSSDSDDDDDDDDDYHNSNHSCYSSDSDDDDDDDYYNSNQSCYYNSNRSVESRVIGKLPNYFKKRKNPPKKGEDVTTSIFKTPVTLKVPPKPFEFDYIALFNEYKSPKNKEKRDCYHASFDRMEKIRIGEKWIEKMHALQKHILFFDFIENYYTSKSVVSTKKPVTPVDSFKKPVSSTIELVDKMLAELQKEKMPAANTPVSKPLVSTKKPVVSAKKPVIPVDSFKKPVSSTIELVDKMLAELQKEKMPAANTPVSKPLVSTKKPVVIKEK, from the exons ATGAGCGGTAGGATTGCCTTCGGTTGTCACACAACGATGTCAAGAAGGAAAAACATGACAAGTGAGTGTTTAGAAGCTAGTTCTGTTAGTGagtatcatcatcattattctGTTAATAATGAAAATACTTGTTCTCTTTGTTGTTATGATGATAATGATACTCACTCTGTTGCTTGTTATTCTAGTGATAGTGATGatgacgacgacgacgacgacgactaTCATAATAGTAATCATTCTTGTTATTCTAGTGATAGTGA tgatgatgatgacgacgaCTATTATAATAGTAATCAGTCTTGTTATTATAATAGTAATCGTTCTGTTGAAAGTCGTGTCATTGGAAAACttccaaattattttaaaaagagaaaaaatccCCCCAAAAAAGGAGAAGATGTTACTACTTCTATTTTCAAAACTCCTGTTACTCTAAAGGTTCCCCCAAAaccttttgaatttgattatattGCTTTGTTTAATGAATATAAATCTCCaaaaaacaaggaaaagagAGATTGCTACCATGCTTCTTTTGACCGAATGGAGAAGATTCGCATCGGAGAAAAATGGATAGAAAAGATGCATGCTTTGCAAAagcacattttattttttgattttattgaaaattattataCTTCAAAATCTGTTGTTTCTACAAAGAAACCTGTTACTCCTGttgattcttttaagaaac CTGTTTCTTCTACAATTGAATTGGTTGATAAAATGCTTGctgaattacaaaaagaaaaaatgccaGCTGCTAATACTCCTGTTTCAAAGCCTCTTGTTTCTACCAAGAAAC CTGTTGTTTCTGCAAAGAAACCTGTTATTCCTGttgattcttttaagaaacCTGTTTCTTCTACAATTGAATTGGTTGATAAAATGCTTGctgaattacaaaaagaaaaaatgccaGCTGCTAATACTCCTGTTTCAAAGCCTCTTGTTTCTACCAAGAAACCTGTtgtcataaaagaaaaataa
- the LOC126727561 gene encoding uncharacterized protein LOC126727561 isoform X2, producing MSGRIAFGCHTTMSRRKNMTSECLEASSVSEYHHHYSVNNENTCSLCCYDDNDTHSVACYSSDSDDDDDDDDDYHNSNHSCYSSDSDDDDDDDYYNSNQSCYYNSNRSVESRVIGKLPNYFKKRKNPPKKGEDVTTSIFKTPVTLKVPPKPFEFDYIALFNEYKSPKNKEKRDCYHASFDRMEKIRIGEKWIEKMHALQKHILFFDFIENYYTSKSVVSTKKPVTPVDSFKKPVSSTIKLIDKMLAELQKEKMPAANTPVSKPLVSTKKPVTSVDSFQKPVSSTIELVDKMLAELQKEKKRAANTPVSKPLVATKKPVVSAKKPVIPVDSFKKPVSSTIELVDKMLAELQKEKMPAANTPVSKPLVSTKKPVVIKEK from the exons ATGAGCGGTAGGATTGCCTTCGGTTGTCACACAACGATGTCAAGAAGGAAAAACATGACAAGTGAGTGTTTAGAAGCTAGTTCTGTTAGTGagtatcatcatcattattctGTTAATAATGAAAATACTTGTTCTCTTTGTTGTTATGATGATAATGATACTCACTCTGTTGCTTGTTATTCTAGTGATAGTGATGatgacgacgacgacgacgacgactaTCATAATAGTAATCATTCTTGTTATTCTAGTGATAGTGA tgatgatgatgacgacgaCTATTATAATAGTAATCAGTCTTGTTATTATAATAGTAATCGTTCTGTTGAAAGTCGTGTCATTGGAAAACttccaaattattttaaaaagagaaaaaatccCCCCAAAAAAGGAGAAGATGTTACTACTTCTATTTTCAAAACTCCTGTTACTCTAAAGGTTCCCCCAAAaccttttgaatttgattatattGCTTTGTTTAATGAATATAAATCTCCaaaaaacaaggaaaagagAGATTGCTACCATGCTTCTTTTGACCGAATGGAGAAGATTCGCATCGGAGAAAAATGGATAGAAAAGATGCATGCTTTGCAAAagcacattttattttttgattttattgaaaattattataCTTCAAAATCTGTTGTTTCTACAAAGAAACCTGTTACTCCTGttgattcttttaagaaacCTGTTTCTTCTACAATTAAATTGATTGATAAAATGCTTGctgaattacaaaaagaaaaaatgccaGCTGCTAATACTCCTGTTTCAAAGCCTCTTGTTTCTACCAAGAAAC CTGTTACTTCTGTTGATTCTTTTCAGAAACCTGTTTCTTCTACAATTGAATTGGTTGATAAAATGCTTGctgaattacaaaaagaaaaaaagcgaGCTGCTAATACTCCTGTTTCAAAGCCTCTTGTTGCTACCAAGAAACCTGTTGTTTCTGCAAAGAAACCTGTTATTCCTGttgattcttttaagaaacCTGTTTCTTCTACAATTGAATTGGTTGATAAAATGCTTGctgaattacaaaaagaaaaaatgccaGCTGCTAATACTCCTGTTTCAAAGCCTCTTGTTTCTACCAAGAAACCTGTtgtcataaaagaaaaataa
- the LOC126727561 gene encoding uncharacterized protein LOC126727561 isoform X5: MSGRIAFGCHTTMSRRKNMTSECLEASSVSEYHHHYSVNNENTCSLCCYDDNDTHSVACYSSDSDDDDDDDDDYHNSNHSCYSSDSDDDDDDDYYNSNQSCYYNSNRSVESRVIGKLPNYFKKRKNPPKKGEDVTTSIFKTPVTLKVPPKPFEFDYIALFNEYKSPKNKEKRDCYHASFDRMEKIRIGEKWIEKMHALQKHILFFDFIENYYTSKSVVSTKKPVTPVDSFKKPVSSTIELVDKMLAELQKEKKRAANTPVSKPLVATKKPVVSAKKPVIPVDSFKKPVSSTIELVDKMLAELQKEKMPAANTPVSKPLVSTKKPVVIKEK; encoded by the exons ATGAGCGGTAGGATTGCCTTCGGTTGTCACACAACGATGTCAAGAAGGAAAAACATGACAAGTGAGTGTTTAGAAGCTAGTTCTGTTAGTGagtatcatcatcattattctGTTAATAATGAAAATACTTGTTCTCTTTGTTGTTATGATGATAATGATACTCACTCTGTTGCTTGTTATTCTAGTGATAGTGATGatgacgacgacgacgacgacgactaTCATAATAGTAATCATTCTTGTTATTCTAGTGATAGTGA tgatgatgatgacgacgaCTATTATAATAGTAATCAGTCTTGTTATTATAATAGTAATCGTTCTGTTGAAAGTCGTGTCATTGGAAAACttccaaattattttaaaaagagaaaaaatccCCCCAAAAAAGGAGAAGATGTTACTACTTCTATTTTCAAAACTCCTGTTACTCTAAAGGTTCCCCCAAAaccttttgaatttgattatattGCTTTGTTTAATGAATATAAATCTCCaaaaaacaaggaaaagagAGATTGCTACCATGCTTCTTTTGACCGAATGGAGAAGATTCGCATCGGAGAAAAATGGATAGAAAAGATGCATGCTTTGCAAAagcacattttattttttgattttattgaaaattattataCTTCAAAATCTGTTGTTTCTACAAAGAAACCTGTTACTCCTGttgattcttttaagaaac CTGTTTCTTCTACAATTGAATTGGTTGATAAAATGCTTGctgaattacaaaaagaaaaaaagcgaGCTGCTAATACTCCTGTTTCAAAGCCTCTTGTTGCTACCAAGAAACCTGTTGTTTCTGCAAAGAAACCTGTTATTCCTGttgattcttttaagaaacCTGTTTCTTCTACAATTGAATTGGTTGATAAAATGCTTGctgaattacaaaaagaaaaaatgccaGCTGCTAATACTCCTGTTTCAAAGCCTCTTGTTTCTACCAAGAAACCTGTtgtcataaaagaaaaataa
- the LOC126727561 gene encoding uncharacterized protein LOC126727561 isoform X7: MSGRIAFGCHTTMSRRKNMTSECLEASSVSEYHHHYSVNNENTCSLCCYDDNDTHSVACYSSDSDDDDDDDDDYHNSNHSCYSSDSDDDDDDDYYNSNQSCYYNSNRSVESRVIGKLPNYFKKRKNPPKKGEDVTTSIFKTPVTLKVPPKPFEFDYIALFNEYKSPKNKEKRDCYHASFDRMEKIRIGEKWIEKMHALQKHILFFDFIENYYTSKSVVSTKKPVTPVDSFKKPVSSTIKLIDKMLAELQKEKMPAANTPVSKPLVSTKKPVTSVDSFQKPVSSTIELVDKMLAELQKEKMPAANTPVSKPLVSTKKPVVIKEK; this comes from the exons ATGAGCGGTAGGATTGCCTTCGGTTGTCACACAACGATGTCAAGAAGGAAAAACATGACAAGTGAGTGTTTAGAAGCTAGTTCTGTTAGTGagtatcatcatcattattctGTTAATAATGAAAATACTTGTTCTCTTTGTTGTTATGATGATAATGATACTCACTCTGTTGCTTGTTATTCTAGTGATAGTGATGatgacgacgacgacgacgacgactaTCATAATAGTAATCATTCTTGTTATTCTAGTGATAGTGA tgatgatgatgacgacgaCTATTATAATAGTAATCAGTCTTGTTATTATAATAGTAATCGTTCTGTTGAAAGTCGTGTCATTGGAAAACttccaaattattttaaaaagagaaaaaatccCCCCAAAAAAGGAGAAGATGTTACTACTTCTATTTTCAAAACTCCTGTTACTCTAAAGGTTCCCCCAAAaccttttgaatttgattatattGCTTTGTTTAATGAATATAAATCTCCaaaaaacaaggaaaagagAGATTGCTACCATGCTTCTTTTGACCGAATGGAGAAGATTCGCATCGGAGAAAAATGGATAGAAAAGATGCATGCTTTGCAAAagcacattttattttttgattttattgaaaattattataCTTCAAAATCTGTTGTTTCTACAAAGAAACCTGTTACTCCTGttgattcttttaagaaacCTGTTTCTTCTACAATTAAATTGATTGATAAAATGCTTGctgaattacaaaaagaaaaaatgccaGCTGCTAATACTCCTGTTTCAAAGCCTCTTGTTTCTACCAAGAAAC CTGTTACTTCTGTTGATTCTTTTCAGAAAC CTGTTTCTTCTACAATTGAATTGGTTGATAAAATGCTTGctgaattacaaaaagaaaaaatgccaGCTGCTAATACTCCTGTTTCAAAGCCTCTTGTTTCTACCAAGAAACCTGTtgtcataaaagaaaaataa
- the LOC126727561 gene encoding uncharacterized protein LOC126727561 isoform X1 has protein sequence MSGRIAFGCHTTMSRRKNMTSECLEASSVSEYHHHYSVNNENTCSLCCYDDNDTHSVACYSSDSDDDDDDDDDYHNSNHSCYSSDSDDDDDDDYYNSNQSCYYNSNRSVESRVIGKLPNYFKKRKNPPKKGEDVTTSIFKTPVTLKVPPKPFEFDYIALFNEYKSPKNKEKRDCYHASFDRMEKIRIGEKWIEKMHALQKHILFFDFIENYYTSKSVVSTKKPVTPVDSFKKPVSSTIELVDKMLAELQKEKMPAANTPVSKPLVSTKKPVVSAKKPVTSVDSFQKPVSSTIELVDKMLAELQKEKKRAANTPVSKPLVATKKPVVSAKKPVIPVDSFKKPVSSTIELVDKMLAELQKEKMPAANTPVSKPLVSTKKPVVIKEK, from the exons ATGAGCGGTAGGATTGCCTTCGGTTGTCACACAACGATGTCAAGAAGGAAAAACATGACAAGTGAGTGTTTAGAAGCTAGTTCTGTTAGTGagtatcatcatcattattctGTTAATAATGAAAATACTTGTTCTCTTTGTTGTTATGATGATAATGATACTCACTCTGTTGCTTGTTATTCTAGTGATAGTGATGatgacgacgacgacgacgacgactaTCATAATAGTAATCATTCTTGTTATTCTAGTGATAGTGA tgatgatgatgacgacgaCTATTATAATAGTAATCAGTCTTGTTATTATAATAGTAATCGTTCTGTTGAAAGTCGTGTCATTGGAAAACttccaaattattttaaaaagagaaaaaatccCCCCAAAAAAGGAGAAGATGTTACTACTTCTATTTTCAAAACTCCTGTTACTCTAAAGGTTCCCCCAAAaccttttgaatttgattatattGCTTTGTTTAATGAATATAAATCTCCaaaaaacaaggaaaagagAGATTGCTACCATGCTTCTTTTGACCGAATGGAGAAGATTCGCATCGGAGAAAAATGGATAGAAAAGATGCATGCTTTGCAAAagcacattttattttttgattttattgaaaattattataCTTCAAAATCTGTTGTTTCTACAAAGAAACCTGTTACTCCTGttgattcttttaagaaac CTGTTTCTTCTACAATTGAATTGGTTGATAAAATGCTTGctgaattacaaaaagaaaaaatgccaGCTGCTAATACTCCTGTTTCAAAGCCTCTTGTTTCTACCAAGAAACCTGTTGTTTCTGCAAAGAAACCTGTTACTTCTGTTGATTCTTTTCAGAAACCTGTTTCTTCTACAATTGAATTGGTTGATAAAATGCTTGctgaattacaaaaagaaaaaaagcgaGCTGCTAATACTCCTGTTTCAAAGCCTCTTGTTGCTACCAAGAAACCTGTTGTTTCTGCAAAGAAACCTGTTATTCCTGttgattcttttaagaaacCTGTTTCTTCTACAATTGAATTGGTTGATAAAATGCTTGctgaattacaaaaagaaaaaatgccaGCTGCTAATACTCCTGTTTCAAAGCCTCTTGTTTCTACCAAGAAACCTGTtgtcataaaagaaaaataa
- the LOC126727561 gene encoding uncharacterized protein LOC126727561 isoform X6 has product MSGRIAFGCHTTMSRRKNMTSECLEASSVSEYHHHYSVNNENTCSLCCYDDNDTHSVACYSSDSDDDDDDDDDYHNSNHSCYSSDSDDDDDDDYYNSNQSCYYNSNRSVESRVIGKLPNYFKKRKNPPKKGEDVTTSIFKTPVTLKVPPKPFEFDYIALFNEYKSPKNKEKRDCYHASFDRMEKIRIGEKWIEKMHALQKHILFFDFIENYYTSKSVVSTKKPVTPVDSFKKPVSSTIELVDKMLAELQKEKMPAANTPVSKPLVSTKKPVVSAKKPVTSVDSFQKPVSSTIELVDKMLAELQKEKMPAANTPVSKPLVSTKKPVVIKEK; this is encoded by the exons ATGAGCGGTAGGATTGCCTTCGGTTGTCACACAACGATGTCAAGAAGGAAAAACATGACAAGTGAGTGTTTAGAAGCTAGTTCTGTTAGTGagtatcatcatcattattctGTTAATAATGAAAATACTTGTTCTCTTTGTTGTTATGATGATAATGATACTCACTCTGTTGCTTGTTATTCTAGTGATAGTGATGatgacgacgacgacgacgacgactaTCATAATAGTAATCATTCTTGTTATTCTAGTGATAGTGA tgatgatgatgacgacgaCTATTATAATAGTAATCAGTCTTGTTATTATAATAGTAATCGTTCTGTTGAAAGTCGTGTCATTGGAAAACttccaaattattttaaaaagagaaaaaatccCCCCAAAAAAGGAGAAGATGTTACTACTTCTATTTTCAAAACTCCTGTTACTCTAAAGGTTCCCCCAAAaccttttgaatttgattatattGCTTTGTTTAATGAATATAAATCTCCaaaaaacaaggaaaagagAGATTGCTACCATGCTTCTTTTGACCGAATGGAGAAGATTCGCATCGGAGAAAAATGGATAGAAAAGATGCATGCTTTGCAAAagcacattttattttttgattttattgaaaattattataCTTCAAAATCTGTTGTTTCTACAAAGAAACCTGTTACTCCTGttgattcttttaagaaac CTGTTTCTTCTACAATTGAATTGGTTGATAAAATGCTTGctgaattacaaaaagaaaaaatgccaGCTGCTAATACTCCTGTTTCAAAGCCTCTTGTTTCTACCAAGAAACCTGTTGTTTCTGCAAAGAAACCTGTTACTTCTGTTGATTCTTTTCAGAAAC CTGTTTCTTCTACAATTGAATTGGTTGATAAAATGCTTGctgaattacaaaaagaaaaaatgccaGCTGCTAATACTCCTGTTTCAAAGCCTCTTGTTTCTACCAAGAAACCTGTtgtcataaaagaaaaataa